The following are encoded together in the Lathyrus oleraceus cultivar Zhongwan6 chromosome 3, CAAS_Psat_ZW6_1.0, whole genome shotgun sequence genome:
- the LOC127131547 gene encoding uncharacterized protein LOC127131547 — protein MDPVKLRQYAAKFEELVKFCPYYNGAAANASKYIKFENGLLLEIKQGIGYQWIRRFLELVNKWRIYNEDNRAQPAHYKRHHAKECKSDEKKYFNCGRPRHLIVDCKTNVPACYNCGKPGHISTNCQKPKKVSTLNNGLVINTRTNGSLEFNHVHINCYNKSVRLLAPDDEQKARFISASQLEELLKDEAKVFAMFSSLSVESQIVVEGLPVVCEFPEVFLDDISKLPPEREAEFTIDLVPGTIHVSMAPYKMSTSEL, from the exons gttgcgacagtatGCTGCCAAGTTCGAGGAACTTGTGAAATTTTGTCCATATTATAATGGTGCAGCTGCAAATGCTTCTAAATACATTAAGTTCGAAAATGGGTTGCTCCTTGAGATTAAGCAGGGCATTGGTTATCAATGGATTCGTCGGTTTCTGGAACTGGTGAACAAATGGAGGATTTATAATGAGGACAACAGGGCTCAGCCTGCTCATTATAAAA GGCATCACGCCAAGGAATGCAAGAGTGATGAAAAGAAGTACTTCAATTGTGGAAGGCCAAGACACCTCATTGTTGATTGCAAGACTAATGTGCCAGCTTGTTACAATTGTGGGAAACCTGGTCACATAAGCACCAACTGTCAAAAGCCAAAGAAAG TGTCTACTTTGAATAATGGACTAGTTATCAATACTCGAACTAATGGGTCG TTGGAATTCAACCATGTTCATATCAATTGCTACAACAAGTCAGTACGACTTCTTGCTCCTGATGATGAACAAAAAGCACGTTTCATATCTGCTAGTCAATTGGAAGAGTTGTTGAAAGATGAAGCTAAAGTGTTTGCAATGTTTTCTTCCTTGTCCGTTGAGAGTCAAATAGTAGTTGAAGGGTTACCAGTGGTATGTGAATTTCCAGAGGTGTTTCTAGATGATATTTCAAAATTACCGCCAGAGAGAGAGGCGGAGTTTACTATTGATCTTGTTCCTGGTACTATACATGTTTCTATGGCACCATACAAAATGTCAACATCAGAGTTGTGA